AAATGCCGAACGCGATCGTGCAATAAGCCAAAATTCGTATCAGTGGCAGGTATCGATCGACATCGTTTGCGACGACCATCAATAGCACACCGACAAACCCGTAAAGCAGTGACAGATTGCGAGCCAAGTAAAACGTAAGCGGCGAATCGGGAAACGGTTCGAACCCCAGGAATTCGGCGGTTTCGACCATCCACTTTTCCGGCATGATCGCGGCACCGAACGCGAAAAGCGCAGCGATGCCGACCAGTCGGAGCATCCAAATCAGTCTGACGCGGTCTTTTTTCATGATGCCTGCCCCGGTGTTGTCTCCCACGGTGATCCCGGTGACGACGATAACAGCGTCATTCCCGCGGTGGCCTCGGTCGGGATCGACACGACTTTATGTACCCGCAAATCCACGTACACCCACCGTGTGGCGACCCGGGCCAGTATCTTTTGATCAGCTGGCCGCGAGATGACGGATTGCCGCCACGACGAAATTCGATCCAGTTCGCTGATCCAGGTTCGCACAACGACT
The sequence above is a segment of the Rubripirellula tenax genome. Coding sequences within it:
- a CDS encoding acyl-CoA thioesterase — translated: MTTYFDFHHTVPDEEIDAQGHVHNLRYLQWTLWAASAHTAAIGFDSKAALAAGFGWVVRRHDVTYKAAALAGDEVVVRTWISELDRISSWRQSVISRPADQKILARVATRWVYVDLRVHKVVSIPTEATAGMTLLSSSPGSPWETTPGQAS